A region from the Citrobacter koseri ATCC BAA-895 genome encodes:
- a CDS encoding acyl-CoA synthetase: MKQTLPLSRWLTAPRPDETPVAWLGEDTWTLGHLRHDVAQLVKHLQQQEGERWALCFENSYLFIVALLATLHSGKTPVIPGHNRVSLLDEQRALFNGVLSDKTSGWHGPLLVVNTSRQFSAEAFTFDDIAADAFVELFTSGSTGQPKRIIKPIARLDCEAELLAMRFADRLAGCRVVASVVPQHLYGLTFRIFLPMALGLPLHAAMLYYAEQLAALSHDHRYAFISSPAFLKRLDHRLTPPPVNMILSAGGMLPWGDVTQTAAWLNIWPDEIYGSTETGILAWRYRQQEEIAWLPFPGVHFQPEGEAFRAFSPLIVQQDGLLLDDILHFDENGQFRLMGRRGRVVKIEEKRISLSEVEQRLLELKGIREAVALPVSRGGRQGIGVLLVLDDETRQQWQRCGGKAQELTWRRSLLPWLEPVAVPRYWRVIDEIPVNSMNKRVYAQLQELFHDTP, encoded by the coding sequence ATGAAGCAGACCCTTCCGCTCTCCCGCTGGCTCACCGCGCCACGCCCGGATGAAACGCCTGTTGCCTGGCTGGGTGAGGACACCTGGACGCTGGGCCACCTGCGCCATGACGTCGCGCAGTTGGTGAAACACCTGCAACAGCAGGAGGGCGAGCGCTGGGCGCTGTGTTTTGAGAACAGCTATCTGTTTATTGTTGCGCTGCTGGCAACGCTGCATAGCGGAAAAACGCCCGTTATTCCGGGGCATAACCGCGTCTCTCTGCTGGATGAGCAGCGCGCGCTGTTCAACGGCGTGCTCAGCGATAAGACGTCTGGCTGGCACGGCCCGCTGCTGGTGGTCAATACATCACGACAGTTCAGCGCAGAAGCCTTCACATTCGACGATATTGCCGCCGATGCCTTCGTTGAATTGTTTACCTCTGGCTCCACCGGTCAGCCCAAGCGCATCATCAAACCCATCGCGCGGCTGGATTGCGAGGCCGAACTGCTGGCGATGCGTTTTGCCGACCGCCTGGCAGGCTGTCGCGTCGTGGCGTCAGTCGTTCCTCAACATCTGTACGGTCTGACTTTCCGTATTTTCCTACCGATGGCGCTCGGCCTGCCGCTTCATGCCGCAATGCTCTACTACGCAGAGCAGCTTGCCGCGCTAAGCCACGACCACCGCTATGCGTTTATCAGCAGTCCGGCGTTCCTGAAACGCCTCGACCACCGGCTCACGCCGCCGCCGGTCAACATGATCCTTTCCGCAGGCGGTATGCTGCCCTGGGGCGATGTCACGCAAACCGCCGCCTGGCTCAATATCTGGCCGGATGAAATCTACGGCAGCACCGAAACCGGCATTCTCGCCTGGCGCTACCGCCAGCAGGAGGAGATCGCCTGGCTCCCCTTCCCCGGCGTACATTTTCAGCCGGAGGGCGAAGCATTTCGCGCCTTTTCGCCGCTGATCGTGCAGCAGGACGGCCTGTTGCTCGACGATATCCTCCACTTTGATGAGAACGGCCAGTTCCGCCTGATGGGACGCCGGGGGCGCGTCGTCAAAATTGAAGAGAAACGGATCTCGCTCAGCGAAGTTGAACAGCGGCTGCTGGAATTGAAGGGCATCCGCGAGGCGGTCGCGCTGCCTGTTTCACGCGGCGGTCGTCAGGGCATTGGCGTTCTGCTGGTGCTGGATGACGAAACCCGCCAACAATGGCAGCGCTGCGGCGGCAAAGCCCAGGAGCTGACCTGGCGTCGTTCGCTGCTGCCGTGGCTGGAGCCGGTTGCCGTACCTCGCTACTGGCGCGTGATCGACGAGATCCCGGTCAACAGTATGAACAAGCGTGTCTATGCGCAATTACAGGAGTTATTTCATGATACCCCATGA
- a CDS encoding beta-hydroxyacyl-ACP dehydratase: MIPHEIERHQAQPQQLEIVLHLDPSLFWFSGHFTVQPLLPGVAQLYWVMHYATTLLTPGWRFHSIQNVKFQAPLLPETTVTLTLSWQETRQLLTFSYQRHDGDARHTASSGKIRLCR, encoded by the coding sequence ATGATACCCCATGAAATTGAGCGCCATCAGGCACAACCCCAACAGCTTGAGATCGTCCTGCATCTCGACCCTTCCCTGTTCTGGTTCAGCGGCCACTTTACCGTGCAGCCGCTGTTGCCCGGCGTCGCGCAGCTGTACTGGGTGATGCATTACGCCACCACGCTGCTCACGCCCGGCTGGCGTTTTCACAGCATCCAGAACGTCAAATTCCAGGCGCCGCTGCTGCCTGAAACCACGGTGACGCTGACCCTGAGCTGGCAGGAAACCCGCCAGCTCCTGACGTTTAGCTATCAGCGCCACGATGGCGACGCGCGGCATACCGCCAGCAGCGGGAAGATCCGGTTATGCCGTTGA